The following coding sequences lie in one Glycine soja cultivar W05 chromosome 16, ASM419377v2, whole genome shotgun sequence genomic window:
- the LOC114390337 gene encoding truncated transcription factor CAULIFLOWER A-like isoform X1, protein MGRGRVQLKRIENKINRQVTFSKRRAGLLKKAHEISVLCDAEVALIVFSHKGKLFEYATDSCMEKILERYERYAYAERQLVANDSESQGNWTIEYTRLKAKIDLLQRNHRHYMGEDLGSMSLKELQSLEQQLDTALKQIRTRRNQLMYESISELQKKEKVIQEQNNMLAKKIKEKEKVAAQQAQWEHPNHGVNASFLLPQPLLNMGGNYREEASEVGRNELDLTLEPLYSCHLGCF, encoded by the exons ATGGGAAGGGGTAGGGTTCAGCTGAAGAGGATAGAGAACAAGATCAATCGGCAGGTAACTTTCTCCAAAAGGAGAGCTGGGTTACTCAAGAAAGCACACGAGATCTCTGTGCTCTGTGACGCTGAGGTCGCTTTGATTGTCTTCTCCCACAAAGGAAAGCTCTTTGAATATGCCACCGATTCTTg CATGGAGAAGATACTGGAACGCTATGAAAGGTATGCCTATGCAGAGAGACAACTTGTTGCAAATGATTCCGAGTCACAG GGAAATTGGACCATTGAGTATACTAGACTCAAGGCAAAGATTGACCTTTTGCAGAGAAACCATAG gCACTATATGGGAGAAGATTTAGGTTCAATGAGCCTCAAAGAGCTTCAGAGTCTGGAGCAGCAGTTAGATACTGCTCTCAAGCAAATTCGTACCCGCAGA AACCAACTCATGTACGAGTCCATTTCGGAGCTTCAAAAGAAG GAGAAAGTGATACAGGAGCAGAATAACATGCTTGCAAAGAAG ATCAAGGAGAAAGAAAAGGTTGCAGCGCAGCAAGCACAATGGGAGCATCCAAACCACGGAGTTAATGCATCTTTCTTGCTACCGCAGCCACTTTTGAACATGGG TGGCAATTACCGTGAGGAAGCATCAGAAGTAGGGAGGAATGAACTTGACCTGACTCTGGAACCATTATATTCCTGTCACCTTGGATGCTTTTGA
- the LOC114390337 gene encoding truncated transcription factor CAULIFLOWER A-like isoform X2: MGRGRVQLKRIENKINRQVTFSKRRAGLLKKAHEISVLCDAEVALIVFSHKGKLFEYATDSCMEKILERYERYAYAERQLVANDSESQGNWTIEYTRLKAKIDLLQRNHRHYMGEDLGSMSLKELQSLEQQLDTALKQIRTRRNQLMYESISELQKKEKVIQEQNNMLAKKIKEKEKVAAQQAQWEHPNHGVNASFLLPQPLLNMG; encoded by the exons ATGGGAAGGGGTAGGGTTCAGCTGAAGAGGATAGAGAACAAGATCAATCGGCAGGTAACTTTCTCCAAAAGGAGAGCTGGGTTACTCAAGAAAGCACACGAGATCTCTGTGCTCTGTGACGCTGAGGTCGCTTTGATTGTCTTCTCCCACAAAGGAAAGCTCTTTGAATATGCCACCGATTCTTg CATGGAGAAGATACTGGAACGCTATGAAAGGTATGCCTATGCAGAGAGACAACTTGTTGCAAATGATTCCGAGTCACAG GGAAATTGGACCATTGAGTATACTAGACTCAAGGCAAAGATTGACCTTTTGCAGAGAAACCATAG gCACTATATGGGAGAAGATTTAGGTTCAATGAGCCTCAAAGAGCTTCAGAGTCTGGAGCAGCAGTTAGATACTGCTCTCAAGCAAATTCGTACCCGCAGA AACCAACTCATGTACGAGTCCATTTCGGAGCTTCAAAAGAAG GAGAAAGTGATACAGGAGCAGAATAACATGCTTGCAAAGAAG ATCAAGGAGAAAGAAAAGGTTGCAGCGCAGCAAGCACAATGGGAGCATCCAAACCACGGAGTTAATGCATCTTTCTTGCTACCGCAGCCACTTTTGAACATGGGGTGA